Proteins co-encoded in one Bacteroidales bacterium genomic window:
- a CDS encoding shikimate kinase has product MAKIVKNYNLLLLSENVGRMNVYLTGYMGSGKTTAGRRLAAKIGYEYLDIDELFESTYRVSVAQFFERYDEGAFRKIEAQLIGETFALKRRVVSLGGGAASYADNMERINRHGLSVYLRMAPESLFVRLKNAKRPRPRIAGLSDEQLKIRIAEDLRVRVPYYEKARLIVKGENLDVDALAEEIIRLLPAGG; this is encoded by the coding sequence ATGGCAAAAATAGTAAAAAACTACAATTTGCTACTTTTGTCCGAAAACGTCGGGCGCATGAATGTATATCTTACGGGCTACATGGGTAGCGGCAAAACTACTGCCGGTCGGCGACTGGCTGCCAAAATCGGTTATGAGTATCTCGACATCGACGAACTCTTCGAATCGACTTACCGCGTTAGCGTCGCCCAATTTTTTGAGCGTTACGACGAAGGAGCTTTTCGCAAAATAGAGGCGCAGCTTATCGGTGAAACCTTTGCGCTAAAGCGCCGGGTAGTATCGCTGGGTGGCGGCGCGGCAAGCTATGCCGACAACATGGAGCGCATCAACCGGCATGGCCTTTCTGTTTATCTGCGCATGGCGCCTGAGTCGTTGTTTGTAAGACTCAAAAATGCAAAGCGGCCGCGCCCACGCATTGCTGGGCTTAGCGACGAACAGTTGAAAATACGCATTGCCGAAGATCTTCGGGTGCGGGTTCCTTATTATGAAAAAGCCCGCCTGATAGTGAAAGGTGAAAACCTGGACGTGGATGCGCTGGCCGAAGAGATTATTCGGCTGTTGCCTGCCGGCGGATGA
- the rlmD gene encoding 23S rRNA (uracil(1939)-C(5))-methyltransferase RlmD: protein MAKRNRQALPLLENVEIKDAGSEGKAVARVDNMVIFVPFVVPGDVIDIQVTKRKRNYMEGKAVKMHKLSPLRITPRCEHFGICGGCRWQNLPYDQQLYYKQQQVKDNFERIGKLSTETMTPILGSEKIYEYRNKLEFTFSNRRWLTDGELRQEEAVNMDGLGFHLPGIFDRILDLNNCYLQPSPSNDIRLALRQYTAEHHLPYYDNRKHKGMMRNVIIRTANSGDVMVIVIFALNEPDKINPLMDFLKERFPQITSLFYVVNSKLNDTINDQETVLWTGKPYITEHMEDLRFKVGPQSFYQTNAEQAYQLYKVARNFAALTGTETVYDLYCGAGTIGIFVAHQARQVVGIEYVETAIDDAHENSKINNITNTQFVAGDMAKVFNKELIEKYGKPDVVITDPPRAGMHPKVVEQLLTLQPQRIVYVSCNPATQARDIAMLGADYEIAAIQPVDMFPQTQHVENVTLLIRRQATAE from the coding sequence ATGGCAAAGCGAAACCGACAAGCACTTCCGCTGCTCGAAAACGTAGAGATAAAAGACGCCGGCTCCGAAGGCAAAGCTGTGGCACGTGTAGATAACATGGTGATTTTTGTGCCGTTTGTGGTTCCCGGCGACGTCATCGACATTCAGGTGACCAAGCGCAAGCGCAACTACATGGAGGGCAAAGCGGTGAAAATGCACAAGCTATCTCCGCTGCGCATCACGCCGCGCTGCGAACATTTTGGCATTTGTGGTGGCTGCCGCTGGCAAAACCTGCCGTACGACCAGCAACTTTACTACAAACAACAGCAGGTGAAAGACAACTTTGAGCGCATCGGCAAACTAAGCACCGAAACGATGACGCCCATCCTGGGGTCGGAAAAAATTTATGAATATCGCAACAAGCTGGAGTTTACCTTTTCTAATCGCCGCTGGCTTACCGATGGAGAGCTGCGGCAGGAAGAGGCTGTAAATATGGATGGATTGGGGTTTCATCTGCCGGGAATTTTCGATCGTATCCTCGATTTGAACAACTGCTATCTGCAGCCGTCGCCTTCCAACGACATCCGGCTGGCTTTGCGCCAATATACCGCTGAGCATCACCTTCCATATTACGACAACAGAAAACATAAGGGGATGATGCGCAATGTAATCATCCGCACGGCCAACAGCGGCGATGTGATGGTAATTGTGATTTTTGCCCTCAACGAGCCTGATAAAATCAATCCGCTCATGGATTTCCTCAAAGAGCGCTTCCCGCAGATAACCTCGCTTTTTTATGTGGTCAACAGCAAGCTCAACGACACCATCAACGACCAGGAAACGGTGCTTTGGACCGGCAAGCCTTACATCACGGAACACATGGAAGATTTGCGTTTTAAAGTTGGTCCGCAGTCATTTTACCAAACCAACGCCGAACAGGCTTACCAGCTTTATAAAGTTGCCCGGAACTTTGCCGCCCTCACCGGCACAGAAACGGTTTATGATCTGTATTGTGGTGCTGGCACCATCGGTATCTTTGTGGCGCATCAGGCGCGGCAGGTGGTGGGTATCGAATACGTGGAGACGGCCATCGACGATGCCCACGAAAATTCTAAAATCAACAACATCACCAATACGCAGTTTGTGGCCGGCGACATGGCCAAAGTTTTTAATAAGGAATTAATCGAAAAGTATGGAAAGCCCGACGTTGTGATTACCGATCCGCCGCGGGCAGGCATGCATCCCAAAGTGGTGGAGCAACTGCTGACGCTGCAACCACAGCGCATTGTGTATGTAAGTTGCAATCCGGCCACGCAGGCACGTGATATTGCTATGCTTGGCGCAGATTACGAAATCGCTGCCATACAGCCGGTGGATATGTTTCCACAGACGCAGCATGTCGAGAATGTAACTTTGCTCATCCGCCGGCAGGCAACAGCCGAATAA